One stretch of Streptococcus australis DNA includes these proteins:
- the alaS gene encoding alanine--tRNA ligase encodes MKQLSSAQVRQMWLDFWASKGHSVEPSVSLVPVNDPTLLWINSGVATLKKYFDGTIIPENPRITNAQKAIRTNDIENVGKTARHHTMFEMLGNFSIGDYFRDEAITWAYELLTSPEWFDFPAEKLYMTYYPDDKDSYNRWIEVGVDPSHLIPIEDNFWEIGAGPSGPDTEIFFDRGEAFDPENIGIRLLAEDIENDRYIEIWNIVLSQFNADPAVPRSEYKELPHKNIDTGAGLERLVAVIQGAKTNFETDLFMPIIREVEKLSGKVYDQDGDNMSFKVIADHIRSLSFAIGDGALPGNEGRGYVLRRLLRRASMHGQKLGINEPFLYKLVPTVGKIMESYYPEVLEKRDFIEKIVKSEEESFARTLHSGQHFAQGIVDDLKEKGQSVIAGSDVFKLYDTYGFPVELTEEIAEEAGMTVDREGFEAAMKEQQERARASAVKGGSMGMQNETLQNITVESVFNYNASQLPSKLVAIVANNAEVEAVSEGTVSLIFAETPFYAEMGGQVADHGQILDAAGNVVATVTDVQKAPNGQPLHTVEVHAPLALNTEYTLAIDTNRRHRVMKNHTATHLLHAALHNILGSHATQAGSLNEVEFLRFDFTHFQAVTPEELRAIEQQVNEKIWEAIAVETVETDIDTAKEMGAMALFGEKYGKEVRVVTIGDYSIELCGGTHVGNTSEIGLFKIVKEEGIGSGTRRILAVTGKEAFEAYREQEDALKAVAATLKAPQLKEVPHKVEGLQEQLRQLQKENAELKEKAAAAAAGDVFKDVKEVNGHRYIASQVSVSDAGALRTFADNWKQKDYSDLLVLVAAIGDKVNILVASKTKDIHAGNLVKELAPIVDGRGGGKPDMAMAGGSNQAKIQDLLDAVAGKL; translated from the coding sequence ATGAAACAACTATCTAGTGCTCAAGTTCGCCAAATGTGGCTTGATTTCTGGGCAAGCAAAGGCCACTCTGTCGAACCATCAGTCAGCTTGGTTCCTGTAAACGACCCAACTCTTTTGTGGATTAACTCTGGTGTAGCAACCCTTAAGAAATACTTTGACGGGACCATTATCCCTGAAAATCCACGTATTACCAACGCGCAAAAAGCCATCCGTACTAACGATATTGAAAACGTAGGGAAGACTGCGCGTCACCATACTATGTTTGAAATGTTGGGGAACTTCTCTATCGGGGATTACTTCCGTGATGAGGCCATCACTTGGGCTTATGAACTTTTGACAAGTCCTGAATGGTTTGACTTTCCTGCTGAAAAACTCTACATGACCTACTATCCAGATGATAAAGATTCTTATAACCGCTGGATTGAAGTAGGAGTGGACCCAAGCCACTTGATCCCAATCGAAGACAACTTCTGGGAAATCGGTGCTGGACCTTCTGGACCTGATACAGAGATTTTCTTTGACCGCGGAGAAGCATTTGACCCAGAAAATATCGGTATTCGCCTGCTTGCAGAGGATATCGAAAACGACCGTTATATCGAAATCTGGAATATCGTTTTGTCACAATTTAACGCAGACCCTGCTGTTCCTCGTAGTGAGTACAAGGAATTGCCACATAAGAACATTGATACGGGCGCTGGTTTGGAGCGTTTGGTGGCAGTTATTCAAGGGGCTAAGACAAACTTTGAAACAGACCTCTTCATGCCAATCATTCGTGAAGTTGAGAAATTGTCTGGTAAGGTTTATGACCAAGATGGCGACAATATGAGCTTTAAGGTCATTGCGGACCATATTCGTTCTCTTTCATTTGCCATCGGTGATGGTGCCCTTCCTGGAAATGAAGGTCGTGGTTATGTCCTTCGTCGTCTTCTTCGTCGTGCTTCTATGCACGGTCAAAAATTGGGCATCAACGAGCCTTTCCTTTACAAACTGGTTCCAACTGTTGGAAAAATCATGGAAAGCTACTACCCAGAAGTGCTTGAGAAACGCGACTTTATCGAGAAAATCGTGAAGAGCGAGGAAGAGTCATTTGCCCGTACTCTTCACTCAGGTCAACACTTTGCCCAAGGCATCGTAGATGACTTGAAAGAAAAAGGTCAATCTGTCATCGCTGGTTCAGATGTCTTCAAACTCTATGATACATACGGATTTCCAGTTGAGTTGACAGAAGAAATCGCTGAAGAAGCTGGTATGACTGTCGACCGTGAAGGTTTTGAAGCAGCCATGAAAGAACAGCAAGAACGTGCGCGTGCGTCTGCTGTTAAGGGTGGCTCAATGGGAATGCAAAATGAAACCCTCCAAAACATTACAGTGGAAAGTGTCTTCAACTACAATGCTAGTCAATTGCCTTCTAAGTTGGTGGCTATCGTAGCCAACAATGCAGAAGTAGAAGCTGTTTCAGAAGGAACTGTCTCTCTCATCTTTGCAGAGACTCCATTCTACGCTGAAATGGGTGGACAAGTAGCTGACCATGGACAAATCTTGGATGCTGCAGGAAACGTCGTGGCTACTGTGACAGATGTTCAAAAAGCACCAAATGGACAACCATTGCATACAGTTGAAGTCCATGCTCCACTTGCTTTAAATACAGAATATACTCTGGCAATCGATACTAATCGCCGTCACCGTGTCATGAAGAACCACACAGCAACTCACTTGCTCCATGCTGCTCTTCACAATATTCTTGGCAGTCACGCAACCCAAGCAGGCTCTCTGAACGAAGTCGAATTCCTTCGCTTTGACTTCACACACTTCCAAGCAGTAACTCCTGAAGAATTGCGCGCCATTGAACAACAAGTCAATGAGAAGATTTGGGAAGCCATCGCAGTAGAAACTGTTGAGACAGATATTGATACGGCTAAAGAAATGGGAGCCATGGCCCTCTTTGGTGAGAAATACGGCAAAGAAGTCCGTGTCGTAACCATCGGTGACTACTCTATCGAGCTTTGTGGTGGTACCCACGTTGGCAACACTTCTGAAATTGGCCTCTTCAAGATCGTCAAAGAAGAAGGAATCGGATCAGGAACTCGCCGTATCTTGGCAGTGACTGGTAAGGAAGCCTTTGAAGCCTATCGCGAACAAGAAGACGCTCTTAAAGCCGTCGCAGCAACCTTGAAAGCACCTCAACTCAAGGAAGTACCTCACAAGGTTGAAGGACTTCAAGAGCAACTCCGTCAATTGCAAAAAGAAAATGCAGAATTGAAAGAAAAAGCCGCAGCCGCAGCCGCAGGCGATGTCTTCAAGGATGTGAAGGAAGTCAACGGACACCGTTACATTGCAAGCCAAGTTTCTGTATCAGATGCAGGTGCCCTTCGTACCTTTGCGGATAACTGGAAACAAAAAGACTACTCTGACCTGCTTGTCCTAGTTGCAGCTATCGGTGACAAAGTCAATATTCTTGTAGCTAGCAAGACCAAAGATATCCACGCAGGTAACTTGGTTAAAGAATTGGCTCCAATCGTCGATGGACGTGGTGGTGGAAAACCAGACATGGCCATGGCAGGAGGAAGCAACCAAGCGAAAATCCAAGACTTGCTGGATGCCGTAGCAGGTAAATTGTAA
- a CDS encoding LURP-one-related/scramblase family protein — protein sequence MKTFLVKQKFRLGGERFDIKDDRGVVNYQVEGSFFQIPKTFTIYDAYGEQVSEISKEFFTLLPRFNIQLRDGSNFVIRKKLTFWRDKYEFDDLGLRIEGNIWDLNFKLLDDRDQLVAEIRKEIFHLTSTYTVTVYEDSYADLVISLCVAIDYVEMLESQSN from the coding sequence ATGAAGACATTTCTCGTGAAACAAAAGTTTCGTCTTGGAGGCGAACGCTTTGATATCAAGGATGATAGAGGAGTAGTGAACTATCAGGTGGAGGGATCTTTTTTCCAAATTCCTAAGACCTTTACCATCTATGACGCCTATGGTGAGCAAGTCAGTGAGATTAGTAAAGAATTTTTCACCTTGCTTCCTCGCTTTAACATTCAGCTACGGGACGGGTCAAATTTCGTCATTCGTAAGAAGTTGACCTTCTGGCGAGATAAGTATGAGTTTGATGATCTAGGGCTTCGTATCGAGGGCAATATCTGGGATTTGAATTTCAAATTGCTAGATGATCGTGATCAGCTTGTCGCCGAGATTCGGAAAGAAATTTTCCATCTGACCTCAACCTACACCGTAACCGTCTATGAAGATTCTTATGCAGACCTGGTCATTTCCCTCTGTGTCGCGATTGACTATGTGGAAATGTTGGAAAGCCAATCAAATTAA
- a CDS encoding ABC transporter substrate-binding protein, giving the protein MKKLYSFLAGIAAIILVLWGIATHLDSKINSRDSQKLVIYNWGDYIDPELLEQFTEETGIQVQYETFDSNEAMYTKIKQGGTTYDIAIPSEYMINKMKDEDLLVPLDYSKIEGIENIGPEFLNQSFDPNNEYSIPYFWGTLGIVYNETMVDEAPEHWDDLWKPEYKNSIMLFDGAREVLGLGLNSLGYSLNSKDPQQLEETVDKLYKLTPNIKAIVADEMKGYMIQNNAAIGVTFSGEASQMLEKNSNLKYVVPTEASNLWFDNMVIPKTVKNQDAAYAFINFMLKPENALKNAEYVGYATPNLPAKELLPEETKEDKSFYPDADTMKHLEVYEKFDHKWTGKYSDLFLQFKMYRK; this is encoded by the coding sequence ATGAAAAAACTCTATTCATTTTTAGCAGGAATTGCAGCAATTATCCTTGTCTTGTGGGGAATTGCGACTCATCTAGACAGTAAAATCAATAGCCGAGATAGTCAAAAACTGGTTATCTACAACTGGGGAGACTACATTGATCCCGAACTTTTGGAGCAATTCACAGAAGAAACAGGAATCCAAGTCCAGTATGAGACCTTTGACTCTAATGAAGCTATGTACACTAAGATTAAGCAGGGTGGAACGACTTATGATATTGCTATCCCAAGTGAATACATGATCAACAAGATGAAGGATGAAGACCTCTTGGTTCCGCTGGATTATTCTAAGATTGAGGGGATCGAAAATATCGGACCAGAGTTCCTCAACCAGTCTTTCGACCCAAACAATGAATACTCCATCCCATATTTCTGGGGAACCTTGGGAATTGTCTACAATGAAACCATGGTAGATGAGGCGCCTGAGCATTGGGATGACCTCTGGAAACCAGAGTACAAAAACTCCATCATGCTCTTTGATGGGGCGCGTGAGGTGCTGGGACTCGGGCTTAACTCGCTGGGCTACAGTCTCAACTCAAAGGATCCTCAGCAGTTGGAAGAGACAGTAGACAAACTATATAAACTGACTCCAAATATCAAGGCCATTGTGGCGGACGAGATGAAAGGTTACATGATTCAAAACAATGCTGCTATCGGCGTGACCTTCTCTGGGGAAGCCAGCCAGATGTTGGAGAAAAATTCTAACCTCAAATATGTTGTGCCTACTGAGGCCAGCAATCTCTGGTTTGATAACATGGTCATTCCAAAAACTGTGAAAAACCAAGATGCAGCCTACGCCTTTATCAACTTTATGTTGAAACCCGAAAATGCTCTTAAAAATGCTGAGTATGTAGGCTATGCAACACCAAACCTACCAGCCAAGGAACTGCTCCCAGAGGAGACCAAGGAAGACAAATCCTTCTATCCAGACGCTGATACCATGAAACACCTAGAAGTTTATGAGAAGTTTGACCATAAATGGACAGGAAAATATAGTGACCTCTTCCTACAGTTTAAAATGTATCGGAAGTAG
- a CDS encoding ABC transporter permease, translating to MKKFANLYLAFVFIILYLPIFYLIGYAFNAGDDMNSFTGFSLSHFQTMFGDGRLMLILTQTFFLAFLSALIATIIGTFGAIYIYQSRKKYQEAFLSLNNILMVAPDVMIGASFLILFTQLKFSLGFLTVLSSHVAFSIPIVVLMVLPRLKEMNGDMIHAAYDLGASQFQMFKEIMLPYLTPSIIAGYFMAFTYSLDDFAVTFFVTGNGFSTLSVEIYSRARKGISLEINALSALVFLFSIILVVGYYFISREKEEQA from the coding sequence ATGAAAAAATTTGCCAATCTCTACCTAGCCTTTGTCTTTATCATCCTCTATTTGCCAATTTTTTACTTGATTGGCTATGCCTTTAATGCTGGCGATGATATGAACAGCTTTACTGGTTTTAGCTTGAGCCATTTTCAAACCATGTTTGGTGACGGTCGTCTCATGTTGATCCTCACTCAAACCTTTTTCTTGGCCTTTCTATCAGCCTTGATTGCAACCATTATCGGGACTTTCGGTGCCATTTATATCTATCAGTCTCGTAAGAAATACCAAGAAGCCTTTTTGTCGCTCAATAATATCCTCATGGTTGCGCCTGACGTTATGATTGGTGCCAGCTTCTTAATTCTCTTTACACAGCTTAAGTTTTCACTTGGCTTTTTGACGGTTCTATCTAGTCACGTGGCCTTCTCCATCCCAATCGTGGTCTTGATGGTCTTGCCTCGACTCAAGGAGATGAATGGAGACATGATTCACGCTGCTTATGACTTAGGTGCCAGCCAGTTTCAAATGTTCAAAGAAATTATGTTGCCCTATCTAACGCCGTCTATCATCGCAGGTTATTTCATGGCCTTTACCTATTCGCTGGATGATTTTGCCGTGACCTTCTTTGTGACAGGAAATGGCTTTTCAACCCTGTCAGTCGAGATTTACTCTCGTGCTCGTAAGGGAATTTCCCTAGAAATCAATGCCCTGTCTGCCCTTGTCTTTCTCTTTAGTATTATCCTAGTTGTTGGATATTACTTTATCTCACGTGAGAAGGAGGAGCAAGCATGA
- a CDS encoding ABC transporter permease: MKKTTSKLFVVPYMLWIALFVLAPLVLIFGQSFFNIEGQFSLENYKSYFASQNLTYLKMSFNSVLYAGIVTMVTLLISYPTALFLTRLKHRQLWLMLIILPTWINLLLKAYAFIGIFGQDGSINQFLEFIGIGSQQLLFTDFSFIFVASYIELPFMILPIFNVLDDMDNNLINASYDLGATKWETFRHVIFPLSMNGVRSGVQSVFIPSLSLFMLTRLIGGNRVITLGTAIEQNFLTNDNYGMGSTIGVILILTMFITMWVTKERRER; this comes from the coding sequence ATGAAGAAAACAACCTCTAAACTCTTTGTAGTACCCTATATGCTTTGGATTGCCCTCTTTGTTCTCGCACCCTTAGTCTTGATTTTCGGACAATCCTTTTTCAACATTGAAGGGCAGTTTAGTTTAGAAAACTACAAATCCTACTTTGCATCACAAAACTTGACCTATCTCAAAATGAGTTTCAACTCTGTGCTCTATGCGGGGATTGTGACCATGGTGACGCTACTCATCAGTTATCCGACAGCCCTCTTTTTGACCCGTCTCAAGCACCGTCAACTCTGGCTCATGCTGATTATCCTGCCAACATGGATCAACCTGCTCCTCAAGGCTTATGCCTTTATCGGGATTTTTGGTCAAGATGGCTCTATTAACCAATTCTTGGAATTTATCGGAATCGGTTCACAGCAGTTGCTCTTTACGGATTTCTCCTTTATCTTTGTCGCAAGCTACATCGAGCTTCCCTTTATGATTTTGCCGATTTTCAATGTCTTGGACGATATGGATAACAATCTTATCAATGCCAGCTACGACCTCGGTGCGACCAAGTGGGAGACCTTCCGCCATGTCATCTTCCCTCTATCAATGAATGGAGTGAGAAGTGGGGTTCAGTCGGTCTTTATCCCAAGTTTGAGTCTTTTCATGCTGACACGTTTGATTGGTGGGAACCGCGTTATCACACTGGGAACAGCTATTGAGCAGAACTTCCTGACAAATGACAACTACGGTATGGGTTCAACCATCGGTGTGATTCTCATCCTGACCATGTTCATCACCATGTGGGTGACCAAGGAAAGGAGAGAACGATGA
- a CDS encoding ABC transporter ATP-binding protein, whose protein sequence is MKKPIIEFKNVSKVFEDSNTKVLKDINFELEEGKFYTLLGASGSGKSTILNIIAGLLDATTGDILLDGVRINDIPTNKRDVHTVFQSYALFPHMNVFENVAFPLRLRKIDKKEIEQRVAEVLKMVQLEGYEKRSIRKLSGGQRQRVAIARAIINQPRVVLLDEPLSALDLKLRTDMQYELRELQQRLGITFVFVTHDQEEALAMSDWIFVMNDGEIVQSGTPVDIYDEPINHFVATFIGESNILPGTMIEDYLVEFNGKHFEAVDGGMKPNEPVEVVIRPEDLRITLPEEGKLQVKVDTQLFRGVHYEIIAYDELGNEWMIHSTRKAIVGEEIGLDFEPEDIHIMRLNETEEEFDARIEEYVEIEEQEAGLINAIEEERDEENNL, encoded by the coding sequence TTGAAAAAACCAATTATCGAATTCAAAAACGTCTCTAAAGTTTTTGAAGACAGCAACACCAAGGTTCTCAAAGACATTAACTTTGAGTTGGAAGAAGGGAAATTCTATACTCTTTTAGGCGCATCTGGTTCAGGAAAATCAACCATCCTAAACATCATTGCAGGTTTACTGGATGCGACGACAGGAGATATTTTGTTGGATGGGGTGCGGATCAACGACATCCCGACCAACAAGCGAGACGTCCATACCGTCTTCCAATCCTATGCCTTGTTTCCACATATGAATGTGTTTGAAAATGTTGCCTTTCCACTCCGCTTGCGTAAGATTGACAAGAAAGAAATCGAACAACGCGTAGCGGAAGTTCTCAAGATGGTTCAGTTGGAAGGTTATGAAAAACGTTCCATCCGTAAACTTTCTGGAGGACAACGTCAGCGTGTGGCCATTGCCCGCGCCATCATCAACCAACCCCGTGTGGTTTTGTTGGATGAGCCTTTGTCAGCTCTGGACTTGAAATTGCGAACAGACATGCAGTATGAACTGCGTGAACTGCAACAACGATTGGGGATTACCTTTGTCTTTGTCACTCACGATCAGGAAGAAGCTCTTGCCATGAGTGACTGGATTTTCGTTATGAACGATGGTGAGATTGTTCAGTCTGGAACGCCTGTGGACATCTACGACGAGCCGATCAACCACTTTGTTGCCACCTTTATCGGTGAGTCAAATATTTTGCCAGGAACCATGATTGAGGACTACTTGGTCGAGTTTAACGGCAAACACTTCGAAGCGGTCGATGGGGGGATGAAGCCAAATGAGCCTGTTGAGGTTGTCATTCGTCCAGAGGACTTGCGCATTACCCTTCCTGAAGAAGGCAAGCTCCAAGTTAAAGTTGATACCCAGCTTTTCCGTGGAGTTCACTATGAGATCATTGCCTATGACGAACTCGGAAATGAATGGATGATCCACTCGACCCGTAAGGCCATCGTTGGTGAGGAAATCGGTCTGGACTTTGAACCAGAAGACATCCACATCATGCGTCTCAACGAAACCGAAGAAGAATTCGATGCTCGTATCGAAGAATACGTAGAAATCGAAGAGCAAGAAGCAGGTCTGATTAACGCGATCGAGGAGGAAAGAGATGAAGAAAACAACCTCTAA
- the murB gene encoding UDP-N-acetylmuramate dehydrogenase, which translates to MTFVTKIQEQLEGIDIRFKEPLKTYTYTKVGGRADYLVLPRNRYEMARVVQFANQENIPWMVLGNASNIIVREGGVRGFVILCDKLNNVSVDGYTIEAEAGANLIETTRIALRHSLTGFEFACGIPGSIGGAVFMNAGAYGGEIAHILQSCKILTKEGEIETLSAKDLAFGYRHSAIQDSGAIVLSAKFALAPGNHQVIKQEMDRLTHLRELKQPLGYPSCGSVFKRPVGHFAGQLISEAGLKGYRIGGVEVSEKHAGFMINVADGTAKDYEDLIQSVIEKVKEHSGVTLEREVRILGEKE; encoded by the coding sequence ATGACATTCGTAACTAAAATACAAGAACAATTAGAAGGAATCGATATTCGTTTCAAGGAGCCCTTGAAGACCTATACCTATACCAAGGTTGGAGGTCGAGCGGATTATCTAGTTTTGCCACGCAATCGCTATGAGATGGCGCGTGTCGTTCAATTTGCCAATCAGGAGAATATTCCTTGGATGGTGCTAGGAAATGCCAGCAATATCATCGTTCGTGAAGGTGGAGTCCGTGGTTTTGTCATCTTGTGTGATAAGCTCAATAACGTTTCAGTTGATGGTTATACCATTGAGGCAGAAGCGGGTGCTAATTTGATCGAGACAACACGTATTGCACTTCGTCATAGTTTGACTGGTTTTGAGTTTGCTTGCGGCATTCCAGGGAGCATCGGAGGTGCTGTCTTTATGAATGCGGGTGCCTACGGAGGAGAGATTGCTCACATTTTGCAGTCTTGTAAGATTCTGACCAAGGAAGGGGAAATTGAAACCTTGTCAGCCAAGGACTTGGCTTTTGGTTACCGCCATTCAGCTATTCAGGATTCTGGGGCCATTGTCTTGTCAGCTAAATTTGCCCTAGCTCCAGGAAATCATCAGGTTATCAAGCAGGAAATGGATCGCTTGACTCACCTTCGTGAACTCAAACAACCGCTAGGATACCCATCTTGTGGTTCAGTCTTTAAGCGTCCAGTGGGGCATTTTGCAGGTCAGTTGATTTCAGAGGCTGGTTTGAAAGGCTATCGTATCGGTGGTGTTGAAGTGTCTGAAAAGCACGCTGGTTTCATGATCAATGTTGCTGACGGAACGGCTAAAGACTACGAGGACTTGATCCAATCTGTTATTGAAAAAGTCAAGGAACACTCAGGTGTCACTCTTGAGAGAGAAGTTCGAATCTTGGGCGAGAAGGAGTAA
- a CDS encoding YhfC family glutamic-type intramembrane protease, whose amino-acid sequence MTLHIILTMIALVLVLVGGTWYAKKRFQISLAVMGLGAIAFFVSSQVLEKMVHFLVLRPQKDGTISLMNEQPFLYVLYAIAMAALFEETARLVFFKWLEKKRNLEEKDALAYGLGHGGLELLYLGMGSLISLLILFSLIQSSNTDVANLLPKATLETVQSLSIWQVYLLGVERVLALVLQIGLSIWVYQSVSQKKWIYLFAAYGLHALFDLAPALSQVGWIANPLLVEVILLLEVLAFIWLTKSTFWKKSS is encoded by the coding sequence ATGACACTACATATTATCCTTACCATGATCGCTTTGGTTTTAGTCCTAGTAGGTGGGACTTGGTATGCCAAAAAACGGTTTCAGATCTCTCTTGCAGTGATGGGCTTGGGGGCAATCGCATTTTTTGTTTCTTCTCAAGTGTTAGAGAAGATGGTCCACTTTCTAGTTCTTCGACCGCAAAAAGACGGAACGATTTCGCTCATGAATGAGCAACCTTTCCTATATGTTCTTTACGCGATTGCCATGGCAGCCCTCTTTGAGGAAACTGCCCGCCTTGTCTTTTTTAAATGGTTGGAGAAAAAGAGAAATCTAGAAGAGAAAGACGCTTTGGCTTACGGCTTGGGACATGGAGGTTTGGAGTTGCTCTATCTTGGGATGGGAAGCTTAATCAGTTTGTTGATCCTCTTTTCACTCATCCAGTCTTCAAATACTGATGTAGCCAATCTCCTTCCAAAGGCTACCCTTGAAACGGTTCAGTCTCTATCGATATGGCAGGTTTATTTATTAGGAGTTGAGCGTGTGCTTGCTCTAGTTCTACAAATTGGTCTTTCCATCTGGGTTTACCAAAGTGTTAGTCAAAAGAAATGGATCTACCTCTTTGCTGCCTATGGTTTGCATGCCTTGTTTGATTTGGCTCCAGCTTTATCTCAAGTGGGATGGATTGCAAATCCACTTCTAGTGGAAGTCATTCTTCTTTTAGAAGTACTAGCCTTTATCTGGCTAACAAAATCTACATTTTGGAAAAAATCATCATAA
- the budA gene encoding acetolactate decarboxylase: MDRKVQEPVKLFQYNTLGALMAGLYGGTMTVGELLEHGDLGLGTLDSIDGELIVLDGKAYQAKGLGEQPEIVEVAPDALIPYAAVVPHQAEVIFRQRFEMTDKELEKRIESYYDGENLFRSIKIHGEFSQMHVRMIPKSTPDTKFAEVATHQPEYSRENVSGTIVGFWTPEIFHGVSVAGYHLHFISDDLTFGGHVMDFVIKEGIIEVGAVDQLDQRFPVQDRQYLFAKFNVDEMKKDIDKSE; this comes from the coding sequence ATGGATAGAAAAGTGCAGGAACCAGTAAAATTATTTCAATACAATACTCTAGGTGCCCTAATGGCTGGTCTCTATGGTGGAACCATGACAGTGGGAGAATTGCTGGAGCATGGTGACCTTGGTTTGGGAACCCTTGATTCGATTGATGGAGAGTTGATTGTCCTTGATGGCAAGGCTTATCAAGCCAAAGGTTTAGGGGAGCAACCTGAAATTGTAGAAGTTGCGCCTGATGCCCTTATCCCTTATGCGGCAGTGGTCCCCCATCAGGCAGAAGTAATTTTCCGCCAACGCTTTGAGATGACGGACAAGGAATTAGAAAAGCGGATTGAGTCCTACTATGATGGGGAGAATCTCTTTCGCTCTATCAAGATTCATGGTGAATTTTCACAAATGCATGTGCGGATGATTCCCAAATCCACACCTGATACCAAGTTTGCTGAGGTTGCCACCCATCAGCCTGAATATAGTCGAGAAAATGTATCAGGAACCATCGTTGGTTTTTGGACACCAGAGATTTTCCATGGGGTCAGTGTTGCAGGTTACCATTTGCACTTTATCTCGGATGATTTGACTTTTGGTGGACACGTGATGGACTTTGTTATCAAGGAAGGCATTATCGAGGTTGGAGCAGTTGACCAATTGGACCAACGTTTTCCAGTCCAAGATCGCCAGTATTTATTTGCGAAATTTAATGTTGATGAGATGAAGAAAGACATTGACAAGTCAGAATAG
- a CDS encoding aminotransferase-like domain-containing protein yields MTKESKYQAVISFLKEGIESGKFPTGSRLPSIRQLSLDFHCSKDTVQRALLELRHEQYLYAKPQSGYYVLEQGQHQDLEIEVTDEHASAYDDFRLCVNETLIGRENYLFNYYDNQEGLEELRQSVHQLLFNQALYCKPDQLVLTSGTQQALFILSQINFPSKGEEILVEQPTYHRMNRLLIAQGLTYRTIERRIDGIDLDELEEQFKSGKIKFFYTIPRFHYPLGHSYSDQEKRAILDLANQYGVYIVEDDYLGDLDPKKGQTFHYLDTEDRVIYIKSFSTSLFPALRITALILPNALKEAFVSYKNVLDYDSNLIMQKALSLYIDSQLFEKNRLARLTLQENYQTRIKEILGKNTCPLPHYPLHDGLLLDLRTYPKIASLKHSSLKLDFFEEAYLEACPYQFAKVSLENLEALLQYIKAELD; encoded by the coding sequence ATGACGAAAGAAAGTAAATACCAAGCAGTCATTTCCTTTCTAAAAGAAGGTATTGAATCAGGAAAATTTCCAACTGGTAGCAGACTTCCCTCTATCCGTCAACTGAGTCTGGATTTTCATTGTAGCAAGGACACTGTCCAACGAGCCCTGCTGGAATTACGCCATGAACAATACCTCTATGCCAAGCCCCAAAGTGGCTATTATGTTCTGGAACAGGGACAGCATCAGGACTTGGAAATCGAAGTCACTGACGAACATGCCAGTGCCTATGACGACTTTCGGCTCTGCGTCAATGAAACGTTAATCGGACGAGAAAACTACCTCTTCAACTACTATGACAACCAAGAAGGACTTGAGGAACTGAGACAATCTGTCCATCAACTTCTTTTCAACCAAGCCCTATACTGCAAACCCGACCAACTGGTTCTGACTTCGGGCACACAGCAAGCTCTCTTTATCCTTTCTCAGATCAACTTCCCAAGTAAGGGAGAAGAGATTTTGGTCGAACAGCCAACTTACCACCGAATGAATCGCCTCTTGATCGCTCAGGGATTGACCTACAGGACCATTGAACGCCGAATCGATGGGATTGACCTTGACGAACTAGAAGAACAGTTCAAATCCGGAAAAATCAAGTTCTTCTATACCATTCCTCGCTTCCACTATCCTCTTGGCCATTCCTATTCTGATCAGGAAAAAAGGGCCATACTGGATCTAGCAAACCAGTATGGTGTTTACATCGTCGAGGATGACTATCTAGGAGACCTAGACCCTAAAAAAGGTCAGACCTTCCACTATCTGGATACAGAGGATCGCGTCATTTATATCAAGTCCTTCTCAACCAGCCTCTTTCCAGCCCTTCGTATCACAGCTCTCATTCTCCCAAATGCCCTAAAAGAGGCTTTTGTTTCCTACAAAAATGTCCTGGACTATGACAGCAATCTCATCATGCAAAAGGCTCTCTCACTTTATATCGATAGTCAGTTATTTGAAAAAAATCGACTGGCTCGACTGACCCTTCAAGAAAACTATCAGACTCGGATAAAGGAAATACTTGGAAAAAACACCTGTCCCTTGCCCCACTATCCTCTACACGATGGCCTTCTCCTTGATTTGAGAACCTATCCTAAAATTGCTAGTTTAAAGCATAGCTCACTCAAACTAGACTTCTTTGAAGAGGCTTATTTGGAAGCCTGTCCTTATCAGTTTGCCAAAGTCTCTCTTGAAAATCTAGAAGCACTATTACAATACATAAAAGCAGAATTGGATTAA